One genomic region from Microcystis panniformis FACHB-1757 encodes:
- a CDS encoding MoaD/ThiS family protein: protein MEKITITVKLFAIYQEVYQTSQLNLEFPAHTSAAAVLNYIIAPYPQLERWRDVTRFGVNLQFVSGEKILENGDEIVLIPPVSGG, encoded by the coding sequence ATGGAAAAGATTACGATCACAGTAAAACTATTTGCTATTTATCAAGAAGTCTATCAAACTTCACAATTAAACCTCGAATTTCCTGCCCACACTTCCGCAGCAGCAGTGTTAAACTATATTATAGCCCCCTATCCCCAATTAGAAAGATGGCGCGACGTTACTCGTTTTGGAGTTAATCTTCAGTTTGTTTCGGGAGAGAAAATCCTCGAAAATGGCGATGAGATAGTTTTAATTCCCCCCGTTAGTGGTGGCTAA